One region of Flavobacterium sp. GSB-24 genomic DNA includes:
- a CDS encoding metallophosphoesterase family protein, which yields MRTFVIGDIHGGLLALEQVMKRAEVTTEDTLIFLGDYVDGWSQSVEVIDYLIDLKSKQNCICIRGNHDQLALDWLENRHDDFDEEMWYKHGGKATVEGYSKISSDKKRKHIEFLENLQDYYLDDQNRLFVHAGFTNLNGVKWEYFSKLFYWDRTLWETALSLDPKLKEDDLNYPKRFSVYKEVYIGHTPVTRIGKTVPVNKACVWNVDTGAAFRGPLTIMNVDTKEYWQSEPLNELYFNEKGRN from the coding sequence ATGCGAACATTTGTTATAGGTGACATTCACGGCGGGTTACTTGCACTTGAACAAGTGATGAAGAGAGCCGAAGTTACTACAGAAGATACTCTAATTTTTTTGGGCGATTATGTTGACGGCTGGAGTCAGTCTGTTGAAGTAATCGACTATTTGATTGATTTAAAAAGTAAACAAAACTGCATCTGCATACGAGGAAATCACGATCAGCTGGCATTGGACTGGCTGGAAAACAGGCATGATGATTTTGATGAAGAAATGTGGTACAAACATGGCGGAAAAGCAACGGTTGAAGGCTATTCCAAAATTTCCTCGGATAAGAAGAGAAAACATATCGAATTTTTAGAAAACCTTCAGGATTATTATCTTGACGATCAAAATCGTTTATTTGTCCACGCTGGTTTCACCAATTTAAATGGCGTAAAATGGGAATATTTTTCGAAACTATTTTATTGGGACAGAACACTTTGGGAAACAGCTCTTTCATTAGACCCAAAATTAAAAGAAGACGATTTAAACTATCCTAAAAGATTTAGCGTTTATAAAGAAGTTTACATAGGGCATACTCCTGTTACACGAATAGGAAAAACAGTTCCTGTAAACAAAGCCTGTGTTTGGAATGTCGACACTGGGGCAGCCTTTCGAGGTCCGCTTACAATTATGAATGTCGACACCAAAGAATACTGGCAAAGCGAACCATTAAACGAACTCTATTTTAACGAAAAAGGTAGGAATTAA
- a CDS encoding DUF6646 family protein, which translates to MKKVITLLFLVSFGFINAQQAFTGKGDTRVNVGANLQDGGSGIQGSIDFGLGENFSFGFVANYLLGVDNFNGFYHGSTTAYNDEKPDFGDRFDAKARINANLSSVIGVEQLDIYPGLSLGLHNFGAHVGGRYFFTDGFGVFTEIGFPIAKYGTNDDPFYHLNNQATFSLGASFNLQ; encoded by the coding sequence ATGAAAAAGGTTATTACACTCTTATTTTTAGTATCATTCGGATTTATTAATGCACAGCAAGCCTTCACTGGTAAAGGTGACACTAGAGTAAACGTTGGCGCTAATCTTCAAGATGGTGGTTCTGGAATTCAGGGATCAATTGATTTTGGTTTAGGAGAAAATTTCTCTTTTGGTTTTGTTGCAAACTACTTGTTAGGAGTTGATAATTTTAACGGTTTCTACCACGGAAGCACTACCGCTTATAATGATGAAAAACCAGATTTCGGTGATCGTTTTGATGCAAAAGCAAGAATTAATGCTAATCTATCAAGTGTAATTGGTGTTGAACAATTAGACATTTACCCTGGATTAAGTTTAGGTTTACATAATTTCGGAGCTCATGTTGGTGGTCGTTATTTCTTTACTGACGGATTTGGTGTTTTCACAGAAATCGGATTCCCAATTGCAAAATATGGCACAAACGATGATCCTTTTTACCATTTAAATAATCAAGCGACTTTTAGTTTAGGAGCTTCTTTTAATTTGCAATAG
- a CDS encoding 3-oxoacid CoA-transferase subunit B → MLTKEDIAKRIAKEVKDRYFVNLGIGIPTLVANYVREDIAVEFQSENGVLGMGPFPFAGEEDADIINAGKQTITTLPGASFFDSAFSFGMIRSQKVDLTILGAMEVSENGDIANWKIPGKMVKGMGGAMDLVASAENIIVAMMHVNKAGESKILKRCTLPLTGVGCVKKVVTELAVLEVTEKGFKLLERAPGVSVEHIIASTEADLIIEGEIPEMIV, encoded by the coding sequence ATGTTAACAAAAGAAGATATAGCAAAGCGAATTGCGAAAGAAGTAAAAGACCGTTATTTCGTAAATCTTGGAATTGGGATTCCAACTTTGGTTGCAAATTACGTTCGAGAAGATATTGCGGTAGAATTTCAAAGTGAAAATGGAGTTCTCGGAATGGGGCCTTTTCCATTTGCCGGCGAAGAAGATGCCGATATTATTAATGCGGGAAAACAAACCATTACAACACTTCCGGGAGCGAGTTTTTTCGATTCGGCTTTTAGTTTTGGAATGATTCGCAGCCAAAAAGTAGATTTAACAATTCTAGGAGCAATGGAAGTTTCTGAAAACGGAGATATTGCCAACTGGAAAATTCCAGGGAAAATGGTAAAAGGAATGGGAGGCGCTATGGACTTGGTGGCTTCCGCCGAAAATATCATCGTTGCCATGATGCACGTAAACAAAGCAGGAGAGTCGAAAATCTTAAAAAGATGTACTTTGCCATTAACAGGCGTAGGCTGCGTTAAAAAGGTTGTAACTGAGCTTGCAGTACTCGAAGTAACCGAAAAAGGTTTTAAGCTCTTAGAACGCGCACCAGGTGTCTCAGTCGAACACATCATTGCATCAACAGAAGCCGATTTGATTATTGAAGGTGAAATTCCTGAGATGATTGTTTAA
- a CDS encoding CoA transferase subunit A translates to MITKKVNSVQDAIKGIESGMTIMFGGFGLCGIPENTIAALVNTSISDLTCISNNAGVDDFGLGLLLQKKQIKKMISSYVGENAEFERQMLSGELEVELTPQGTLAERCRAAQAGIPAFFTPAGYGTEVAEGKEAREFNGKMHIMEEAFKADFAIVKAWKGDEAGNLIFKGTARNFNACMAGAGKITIAEVEELVPVGSLDPNQIHIPGIMVQRIFQGEKFEKRIEQRTVRQRA, encoded by the coding sequence ATGATAACAAAAAAAGTAAATAGTGTTCAGGATGCTATCAAAGGAATAGAAAGCGGTATGACCATTATGTTTGGCGGTTTCGGTTTATGCGGTATACCTGAAAATACAATTGCAGCTTTGGTAAATACATCCATTTCAGATTTAACTTGTATTTCTAACAATGCAGGTGTCGACGATTTTGGTTTGGGATTATTGCTTCAGAAAAAGCAGATCAAAAAGATGATTTCTTCTTATGTGGGTGAAAATGCCGAGTTTGAACGTCAAATGCTTTCAGGAGAATTAGAAGTAGAACTTACGCCTCAGGGAACTTTGGCAGAACGCTGTCGTGCGGCTCAGGCAGGAATTCCAGCTTTCTTTACGCCAGCGGGTTACGGAACTGAAGTTGCGGAAGGAAAAGAAGCGCGCGAATTCAACGGTAAAATGCACATTATGGAAGAAGCTTTCAAAGCCGATTTTGCGATTGTAAAAGCTTGGAAAGGTGATGAAGCTGGAAATCTGATTTTTAAAGGAACAGCTCGAAACTTTAATGCGTGTATGGCGGGTGCAGGAAAAATAACAATTGCAGAAGTCGAAGAATTAGTTCCAGTTGGTTCATTAGATCCAAATCAAATTCATATTCCTGGAATTATGGTGCAGCGAATCTTTCAAGGAGAAAAATTTGAGAAGAGAATCGAGCAGCGCACAGTTAGACAGAGAGCTTAA
- a CDS encoding transglycosylase domain-containing protein: MAAKKNNQSNSVKDINYYKKKFWRVFAYSMLGVLAFFLFASWGLFGSMPSFEDLENPDSNLATEIISSDGVVIGKYFKTNRSQLKYSDLPKNLVEALVATEDARFYEHSGIDGRGTLRAVFSLGTNGGASTLTQQLAKQLFHGEGSKFLPFRIVQKIKEWIIAIRLERQYTKNEILAMYCNVYDFGNYSVGVSSAAQTYFSKEPKDLTVDESAILVGMFKNSGLYNPVRNPEGVKNRRNVVLSQMAKAKMISESEKERLQALPITLKFKLESHREGMATYFREYLRDYMKKWVTENKKPDGSEYDIYKDGLKIYTTIDSRMQMYAEEAVSEHMKNLQQQFFIEMKTNKNAPFVNITQAETERIMMQAMKNSDRWAQMKDMDKSEDDIIASFKVKTKMRVFTWKGERDTIMTPLDSIRYYKHFLQSGLMAMEPQTGAIKAWVGGINYKYFQYDHVGQGARQVGSTFKPFVYATAIEELNMSPCDSILDGPFMIHKGRHHVTEDWEPRNSDNRYRGMVTLKQGLANSINTVSAKLIDRTGPEAVVELTKKLGVKTEIPVQPSIALGAVDITVEDMVAAYSTFANQGVYVKPQFLSRIENKSGEVIYEPIPESHDVLNKDIAFAVIKLLQGVTETGSGARLRTQGGGSGDNRWTGYPYMFKNPIAGKTGTTQNQSDGWFMGMVPNLVTGVWVGCEDRSARFKSLTYGQGATAALPVWAYFMKKCYADPELQVSKSEFERPANLSIKVDCYTRPAIVKDTTQTEQNTDEFEL; encoded by the coding sequence ATGGCTGCTAAAAAAAACAATCAATCAAATAGCGTTAAGGATATTAATTATTATAAAAAGAAATTTTGGAGGGTTTTTGCCTACTCAATGCTTGGCGTTTTAGCTTTCTTTTTATTTGCGTCTTGGGGATTATTTGGATCTATGCCTTCATTTGAAGATTTAGAAAATCCAGATTCTAACCTTGCAACAGAAATTATCTCTTCTGATGGAGTTGTAATTGGTAAATATTTCAAAACCAACAGATCTCAGCTTAAATATTCAGATCTGCCTAAAAATTTAGTGGAAGCACTTGTCGCAACCGAAGATGCACGTTTCTACGAACATTCGGGAATTGACGGGCGCGGAACTTTAAGGGCTGTTTTTAGTTTAGGAACAAATGGAGGAGCGAGTACGTTGACACAACAGTTGGCGAAACAATTATTCCACGGAGAAGGTTCTAAGTTTTTGCCTTTTAGAATTGTACAAAAAATAAAAGAATGGATTATCGCCATTCGTCTGGAAAGACAATATACCAAGAATGAAATCCTGGCGATGTATTGCAACGTTTACGATTTCGGAAATTATTCTGTTGGAGTAAGTTCTGCCGCACAGACTTATTTTTCTAAAGAACCAAAAGATCTGACAGTAGACGAATCGGCTATTTTGGTCGGAATGTTCAAAAACTCAGGATTATACAATCCAGTAAGAAATCCAGAAGGAGTAAAAAATCGTCGTAATGTGGTTTTATCACAAATGGCAAAAGCAAAAATGATTTCCGAATCAGAAAAAGAAAGACTTCAAGCTCTGCCTATTACTTTGAAATTTAAACTTGAAAGCCACCGTGAGGGTATGGCAACTTATTTTAGAGAATATCTTCGTGATTACATGAAGAAATGGGTTACAGAAAACAAAAAGCCTGATGGTTCTGAGTACGATATTTACAAAGACGGACTTAAAATCTATACGACTATAGATTCTAGAATGCAGATGTACGCAGAAGAAGCTGTTTCTGAACACATGAAAAACTTACAGCAGCAGTTTTTTATTGAAATGAAAACCAATAAAAATGCTCCGTTCGTAAATATTACGCAGGCTGAAACAGAGCGAATCATGATGCAGGCAATGAAGAATTCTGATCGCTGGGCACAAATGAAAGATATGGATAAAAGTGAAGATGATATTATCGCTTCATTTAAAGTAAAAACCAAAATGCGTGTATTTACTTGGAAAGGAGAGCGTGACACCATCATGACACCGCTGGATTCTATTCGTTATTACAAACACTTTTTACAGTCTGGTTTAATGGCTATGGAGCCTCAAACCGGAGCAATTAAAGCTTGGGTTGGAGGAATCAATTACAAATACTTCCAATACGATCACGTAGGGCAGGGAGCAAGACAAGTAGGTTCTACTTTTAAACCGTTTGTTTATGCAACTGCAATCGAAGAATTAAATATGTCTCCTTGTGATTCTATTCTTGATGGTCCGTTTATGATTCACAAAGGACGTCACCACGTAACTGAGGATTGGGAACCAAGAAATTCAGATAACAGATACCGTGGAATGGTAACTTTAAAACAAGGTCTTGCGAATTCGATTAATACAGTTTCGGCTAAATTAATTGACAGAACAGGTCCAGAAGCAGTTGTAGAATTGACTAAAAAATTAGGAGTAAAAACAGAAATTCCAGTTCAGCCATCAATTGCATTAGGTGCGGTAGATATTACGGTGGAAGATATGGTTGCGGCTTACAGCACATTTGCCAATCAAGGAGTTTATGTTAAACCTCAGTTTTTAAGCAGAATTGAGAACAAAAGTGGAGAGGTAATTTATGAGCCAATTCCAGAATCTCATGATGTTTTAAATAAAGATATTGCCTTTGCAGTAATTAAATTGCTTCAAGGGGTTACAGAAACTGGTTCTGGAGCACGTTTACGTACGCAGGGCGGTGGAAGCGGAGACAATCGTTGGACTGGTTATCCGTACATGTTTAAAAACCCAATTGCTGGTAAAACAGGAACAACACAAAATCAATCAGACGGTTGGTTTATGGGAATGGTTCCAAACCTGGTAACAGGAGTTTGGGTTGGATGTGAAGATCGTTCGGCACGTTTTAAAAGTTTAACTTACGGACAAGGTGCGACTGCAGCTCTTCCGGTTTGGGCTTATTTTATGAAAAAATGCTACGCAGATCCAGAACTTCAAGTTTCAAAATCTGAATTTGAGCGCCCAGCCAATCTTTCTATAAAAGTAGATTGTTATACTAGGCCGGCTATTGTAAAAGATACTACTCAGACAGAACAAAATACTGATGAATTCGAATTGTAA
- a CDS encoding gliding motility lipoprotein GldH, whose translation MRIKNSGILLLAAILLFSCDKKRVFDEYKSVGSAWHKDSIVSFDLPVLDSTKKYNLFVNIRDNNNYPFNNLFLIVAIETPSGFTKVDTLEYQMAAPDGTLLGNGFTDIKESKLYYKEDVKFKGTYKVHIKQAVRQSGKIPGVEALEGITDVGFRIEQKD comes from the coding sequence ATGAGAATAAAAAATAGCGGAATTCTTCTTTTGGCAGCGATACTTCTTTTTTCGTGTGATAAAAAAAGAGTATTCGACGAGTATAAATCTGTTGGGAGTGCTTGGCACAAAGACAGTATTGTAAGCTTTGATCTGCCAGTTTTAGATTCTACAAAAAAGTACAATTTATTTGTAAATATAAGAGACAACAACAATTATCCGTTTAATAATTTGTTTTTGATTGTCGCTATCGAAACGCCGAGTGGTTTTACAAAAGTAGATACTTTAGAATATCAAATGGCAGCGCCGGATGGAACTTTATTAGGAAATGGATTTACTGATATTAAAGAAAGTAAACTGTATTACAAAGAAGACGTAAAGTTTAAAGGAACATACAAAGTTCATATCAAGCAGGCTGTTAGACAATCGGGTAAAATTCCTGGAGTTGAGGCTTTAGAAGGTATTACAGACGTTGGTTTTAGAATAGAACAAAAAGATTAG
- the ricT gene encoding regulatory iron-sulfur-containing complex subunit RicT: MACTSCSTSDGGAPKGCKNNGTCGTDSCNKLTVFDWLANMSPSNGEAIFDCVEVRFKNGRKEFFRNSEKLTLSIGDIVATVASPGHDIGIVTLTGELVKIQMKKKGVNYESNDVPKIYRKASQKDIDIWSVARDREEPMKVRARELAIQHKLEMKISDIEFQGDGSKATFYYTANDRVDFRMLIKDFAKEFSTRVEMKQVGFRQEAARLGGVGSCGRELCCSTWLTDFRSVNTSAARYQQLSLNPQKLAGQCGKLKCCLNYELDTYMDALKDFPDYDTKLVTEKGDAVCQKQDIFKGLMWFAYTNNFANWHVLKIDQVKEIIAENKQKNKVSSLEDFAVEVVSEPEKDFNNAMGQESLTRFDQPKRKKKPNRKRKQNTEAAGVAAPPKPQQEKNNNIIKPAGNNNQNPNNQNKQNKPNNPNKQNHKNKPNPNKQNNSNKQQSNDNKSAEPRKPIINAKNENKK; this comes from the coding sequence ATGGCATGTACAAGTTGTTCAACCTCAGATGGCGGCGCGCCAAAAGGTTGTAAAAATAATGGGACTTGCGGCACCGATAGCTGCAATAAATTGACAGTTTTTGACTGGCTCGCAAACATGAGTCCGTCTAATGGAGAGGCGATTTTTGATTGTGTTGAGGTACGTTTTAAAAACGGACGTAAGGAATTTTTTAGAAATTCAGAGAAATTAACTTTAAGTATTGGTGATATTGTTGCAACTGTGGCTTCACCAGGACATGATATTGGAATTGTAACTCTTACAGGCGAATTGGTAAAAATTCAAATGAAGAAAAAAGGGGTGAATTACGAAAGTAATGATGTACCTAAAATCTATAGAAAAGCATCTCAAAAAGATATTGATATTTGGTCTGTAGCGCGTGATCGTGAAGAACCAATGAAAGTTCGTGCCCGTGAATTGGCGATTCAGCATAAATTAGAAATGAAAATTTCGGATATCGAATTTCAAGGAGACGGATCTAAAGCGACTTTTTACTACACAGCCAATGATCGTGTCGATTTTAGAATGCTGATTAAAGATTTTGCTAAAGAATTTAGCACAAGAGTAGAGATGAAACAAGTTGGTTTCCGTCAGGAAGCAGCTCGTTTAGGCGGAGTTGGTTCTTGCGGACGTGAACTTTGCTGCTCGACTTGGCTTACGGATTTTAGAAGTGTGAATACTTCGGCAGCTCGTTATCAGCAGTTATCATTGAATCCACAAAAATTAGCGGGACAATGCGGAAAATTAAAATGCTGCCTAAACTATGAGTTAGATACTTACATGGACGCATTAAAGGATTTTCCAGATTACGATACCAAACTGGTTACAGAAAAAGGAGATGCTGTCTGCCAAAAACAAGATATTTTTAAAGGATTAATGTGGTTTGCTTACACCAACAATTTTGCAAACTGGCATGTTTTAAAAATTGATCAGGTAAAAGAAATTATTGCTGAAAACAAACAAAAAAACAAAGTTTCTTCTCTTGAAGATTTTGCTGTTGAGGTAGTTTCAGAGCCGGAAAAAGACTTTAATAATGCGATGGGACAAGAGAGTTTAACTCGTTTTGACCAGCCAAAAAGAAAGAAAAAACCAAACCGCAAACGTAAACAAAATACAGAAGCGGCTGGTGTTGCAGCTCCGCCAAAACCGCAACAGGAAAAAAACAACAATATTATTAAGCCTGCTGGTAACAATAATCAAAATCCGAATAATCAAAACAAGCAGAACAAGCCTAATAACCCAAATAAGCAAAATCATAAGAACAAGCCAAATCCGAATAAACAAAACAATTCGAATAAGCAGCAGTCAAATGATAACAAATCTGCTGAACCTAGAAAACCAATAATTAATGCTAAAAATGAGAATAAAAAATAG
- a CDS encoding Imm70 family immunity protein codes for MGLYLCTFDTEEKEIDGLEVGSYEYFDIFRECVNEAVEKSSEWGSICPKIMLHSDCDGKWTPNECAEIIIELEKIKLLFQNEQPNQKVIELKKNILTIYGINPSNLYDCFVDVDGENLIDGLATLCKNAIKSNLEILFQ; via the coding sequence ATGGGTTTGTATTTATGCACTTTCGATACTGAGGAAAAAGAAATAGATGGTTTAGAAGTAGGATCTTATGAATATTTTGACATTTTTAGAGAATGTGTAAATGAAGCAGTAGAAAAGTCTTCTGAATGGGGAAGCATTTGTCCCAAAATCATGTTACATTCAGATTGTGATGGAAAATGGACTCCCAATGAATGTGCAGAAATAATTATTGAACTTGAAAAAATAAAGTTGTTATTTCAAAATGAACAACCAAATCAAAAAGTAATTGAACTTAAAAAAAATATACTTACCATTTATGGGATAAACCCAAGTAATCTTTATGATTGCTTTGTAGATGTTGATGGGGAAAACTTAATTGACGGTTTAGCAACTTTATGTAAAAATGCAATTAAATCTAATCTTGAAATTCTCTTTCAGTAA